A region of Drosophila mauritiana strain mau12 chromosome 3L, ASM438214v1, whole genome shotgun sequence DNA encodes the following proteins:
- the LOC117139144 gene encoding myophilin: MASNRAAKSGFAAEAQRKINSKYSEELAQESLEWIKAVTEEPINTSGDTDNFFEVLKDGVILCKLANALQPGSIKKINESKMAFKCMENISAFLACAKNFGVPTQETFQSVDLWERQNLNSVVICLQSLGRKASNFNKPSIGPKEADKNVRNFSDEQLRAGANVISLQYGSNKGATQSGINFGNTRHM; encoded by the exons ATGGCGTCCAACCGTGCAGCGAAGTCTGGTTTTGCCGCCGAGGCCCAGCGCAAA ATTAACTCCAAGTACAGCGAGGAGCTGGCACAGGAGAGCCTCGAGTGGATCAAGGCCGTCACCGAGGAGCCCATCAACACATCCGGCGACACCGACAACTTCTTCGAGGTGCTCAAGGATGGCGTCATCCTGTGCAAGCTGGCCAACGCCCTGCAGCCCGGCTCCATCAAGAAGATCAACGAGAGCAAAATGGCCTTCAAGTGCATGGAGAACATCTCGGCCTTCCTCGCGTGCGCCAAGAACTTCGGTGTCCCCACCCAGGAGACCTTCCAGAGCGTTGACCTGTGGGAGCGCCAGAATCTGAACTCGGTGGTTATCTGCCTGCAGTCGCTGGGTCGCAAG GCCTCCAACTTCAACAAGCCATCGATTGGCCCCAAGGAGGCCGACAAGAACGTGAGGAACTTCAGCGACGAGCAGCTGCGCGCCGGCGCCAACGTCATCTCCCTGCAGTACGGATCGAACAAGGGCGCCACCCAGTCGGGCATCAACTTCGGCAACACCCGGCACATGTAG